Genomic window (Xenopus laevis strain J_2021 chromosome 3S, Xenopus_laevis_v10.1, whole genome shotgun sequence):
ATTTGGCGCTCTCGGTTTTCTTGGGGAGCAGCACAGACTGGATGTTGGGCAGGACACCGCCCTGGGCGATGGTGACCCCTCCGAGCAGTTTGTTGAGCTCCTCGTCGTTGCGCACGGCGAGCTGCAGGTGCCTGGGGATGATCCGAGTCTTCTTGTTATCCCGGGCAGCGTTGCCGGCCAACTCGAGGATCTCGGCGGTCAGATACTCGAGCACTGCTGCAAGGTAGACCGGTGCTCCGGCTCCCACCCGCTCGGCATAATTGCCTTTCCTGAGCAGCCGGTGAACACGGCCGACTGGGAACTGAAGGCCGGCCCGAGATGAGCGAGTCTTGGCCTTAGCCCGGGTCTTGCCGCCTTGTTTGCCTCTTCCTGACATAATTGCAAGCCTGTCGTTCGACGCAAAATGACTCAACGATGATCCTTTGGAGCGCGCACTTTGCTTCTTATAGGCAGCCGGGACCGTACGTGTCTTCGTTGATTGGCTAGGATTGATTGCAGCCAACGAAACACGAGCTTTGCTTCTCACCAATCGTCGGGGCGCAAACGTGGGCCAAGACGTCGTCGATCAGAGCCAGCCAATGGGAATCAGTGACAATGCCCGGCCTTATTTGCATGGGCAGGGTATAAGAGGAGCTGCAGCCGGAGGAGCGACTTATTGTTTGCGTGCAGACTCTGTCACTTGCGAAACATGCCTGAACCCGCCAAATCTGCTCCAGCCCCAAAGAAGGGCTCCAAGAAAGCCGTGACTAAAACCCAGAAGAAGGATGGCAAGAAGCGTAGGAAGAGCAGGAAGGAGAGCTACGCCATCTACGTCTACAAAGTGCTGAAACAGGTGCACCCCGATACCGGCATCTCTTCCAAGGCCATGAGCATCATGAACTCCTTCGTCAACGATGTGTTCGAGCGCATCGCAGGGGAAGCCTCCCGCCTGGCTCACTACAACAAGCGCTCCACCATCACCTCCCGGGAGATCCAGACCGCAGTCCGCCTGTTGCTGCCTGGGGAGCTGGCCAAGCACGCCGTGTCCGAGGGCACCAAGGCCGTCACCAAGTACACCAGCGCCaagtaatctctctctctctccccattcCCTGGCCCACCAacccaaaggctcttttcagagccacccaCTTTCTCTCTACAAGAGCCGCACCTGCTGTTCTCCACTATCCATTGGTGCAACTTACAATCACCTCCATATGCttcacctgtgtgtgtgtgtgtgtgtgtgtgtgtgtgtttgtatacacacacacaaaaacctgGTTTGCTCCTGAAAAATAATTGCCATTTCAACGCAAAGATAAATGTATCCAAAACACTCGAGGTAGAGTAGGGAGTTGTGCACTTCTCGTCATTACCGCGCGCAAATCTTCACACGCTGCTTGTATTGGACAGAGGCCTCctaaaaatgtagtttattcaTAAAATaggtacacacaaaaaaaaaaaggggggggggatacgtctatttttttttagtctcAAGTCGGCCATGAAATCCGTTAGGACCTCCATTCAGTTAGGAAAGGCTGCCGTGTGAAACAAATGGCCTCCAAAgagagatatattttttatttcaaataaagcgGCTTCGGTATTGCGATGAATCAAGTTTCTAGAGGGCTCCGCTTTCTAAGACTTCGATTGGTTATTTCTTTTGACGGCAGATCGAGTCAGGCTTCATAGTAGAGAccgtctgctgctgctgctccgtgTAAGGCAATACGTGTTCCCTCTTGGAGCTTTTGGTGAAAGATTTAGGATTAGTAGAAGGGGATGTAACCTATTGGAAGGAGAGATCCAGCGCTTTTGTGGAATAGGTGGGTGGCCCTTAAAAGGGCCGTTTTGATGAGGAAACAGAAGCGAGCCTTTAACCTCCGAATCCGTACAGAGTGCGTCCCTGGCGCTTCAGAGCATACACCACATCCATAGCGGTGACGGTCTTCCTCTTGGCGTGCTCGGTGTAGGTGACCGCGTCCCGGATAACGTTCTCCAGGAACACTTTCAGCACCCCGCGAGTCTCCTCGTAGATGAGGCCGGAGATGCGCTTGACTCCCCCTCTGCGTGCCAGGCGGCGGATGGCGGGCTTGGTGATGCCCTGGATGTTATCCCGCAGCACCTTCCTGTGGCGCTTAGCGCCTCCTTTGCCCAGACCCTTTCCGCCCTTGCCTCTTCCAGACATGATTCTTCTACTCGCAAAGATTTCTTTGAAAGATGCAGGCTCGCGCTCTCGTCCCCCTTCATATACAGAATGACtcgacctgatagggaactgcgatgactgacaccccccccccctttcccctagCGGCTGGCATGTGAAGATGAACTCAACACGGCTGCTGTTAATGTCGAACAGCCCGCCAAAAATGTTTGCCTTCAACTGGTTACAGGCCAGTGTCAtatcgttctctctctctctctctctctccagcatTCCGCCATGATGAAATTCTATGCTACCTAATCGCCTCCGCCGGTCCATTGACTCATCCAGGTTCTTATTGATTTATTATCAACGCTTGCGGCAAAAGCAAACCGCTACGTCTACTCCTTTCTCGCCAACCGCTTGCAGCCCCTTCCCAGCGGCACCCCAATGAGCCTCTCAGCTGAGGTTCATTGTTATTCTGCCTCTTTCACCCGTTTGTTACTTCTCTAGAAAGATTTCACTAGCACTTTGCCACATTGTTACTTACTGGGGCATTTTCGCAGCACAGGATCCAAGTGGCAACAAGTGCACCAGCGGTGCGTGTAATTCAGCGCACGTTTGTCCCCAAAGACGCTTTTTTCCTGACAACGAGAGCCTGTCAAGATTATTAACGGAGAAgagatactactactactactactactaactactaactACTAACTACCACTACGAGCCGGATGGATAGTCGTGTTCGTAAGAAAGCTAGTAGGTAGGCAGAAGCAGAGGAGAGTCGCTATAGGACAACAAGCTGCTCTTTCAGGGGGATGTGGTGGCTCTTAAAAGAGCCTTTGGTTGAATTGGGCAGTGGTTCGCTCGCTCGCTCGCTCATTTCTTCTTGGGGGCGGCTTTCTTGGTTTTGACCACTTTGGCTTTGGCCGCTTTGGCCTTTGCTGGGCTTTTGGCAGCAGCAGCTTTGGGCTTGACGGCGGTCTTTTTTGCGGGGCTCTTGGTGGCCTTCTTGGGCTtggcagctttgttttttttcgggCTCTTTGCTGCTAGCGCCGCCTTTGCGGGTTTCTTGAGCTTCTTCGGGCTCTTGGCGGCTGCGGAGACTTTCTTGGGCTTTTTCGGAGACTTTGGCGCCTTCTTGGCTGCTGCCGCTGGTTTCTTGGCTTTGGCCGCTGCTAGCGGCGCCTTCTTCTTGGCGGCGGCCTTGTCCTTGCTCTGCAGCTGCTTCTTGTTGAGCTTGAAGGAACCGGAGGCTCCACTGCCTTTGACTTGGAGCAGGGTCTCCTTCGTGACCAGAGCCTTGAGAGCCAGCTTGAGGCGGCTGTTGTTCTTGTCCACATCGTAGCCTCCCGCAGCCAGAGTCTTCTTGAGCGCtgccagagacaccccgctgcgCTCCTTGGAAGCGGACACGGCTGTGACGATCTGCTCGGACACACTGGGCCCAGACGACGGCTTCTTGGCGGACTTAGCGGCCCCCGCTGCTTTCTTGggctgctgcttctttttcttgGCCGCGGGCTCAGCCGGGGGAGGAGCGGGCGCGGATTCGGCGGCTTCAGCCATGGCAGATTCTCGGTCTATCTTTTTTCCGGAAATGATAAAACACAACTCTCGCTCAACTCCACTTCTCCTTATATACAACCTTttctgtctgttgattggctcagTTGCAATAAGCTATGGCCTTGTCATTGGACAAAACCTAGGCACGCCCATAGCAAACCTTCTGGATACGGCTTTACGGGAGCTTTCCTTCTGTGCTTCCAGCGTCTCAAAAAGCAAAGTTATTCCTAATATCTACTTTGACAAACAGCCCAGCGAGTGTATAGTCAGCTGCCCGCTAAATGCCCGTGTCCCTGGCAGCCATTGTCTGCACGTTGCTTGCACGGACCGGCCCCAAACAGCCCCTGGCAGCTCAGCTTCACTCCTGTCAGTCTGGGGCATCGTCACTGAAATCTTTCGTTTGACGCTCTCATTTTCGTCTGTTTCTTCCAGCCCTTTTCCCGGACAGAGAAAAGGTTATGGGCTAAGACATCAGCGAGACAGTGAGGGGTTTGGAAGCTACACAAGAAATCCCTGGGCTTTGCACTGCGGCAAAAGTAGCACAGAAACCCAACGCTGCTGTAATCCAGTGACTGCAGCCTTCATGCAAGTGGGAGCCAGCAGTGTGCATTGTAGTTTGTCATGAGATCCACTATCAGCAGCAGCACCAATAGGTCCCTGTGCCATCCTAGGGCACTGCTAGGAAGCAAAGTCGATTGTAACATTTGCCTAAACGGAATCAAGGATGTTTGGctgtgtcatcatcatcatcatcatcatcatcatcatcatcatcatcatcatcatcatcatcatcatcatcatcatcatcatcatcatcatcatcatcatccatcatccatcatccatcatccatcatcatcatcatcatcatcatcatcatcatcatcaatcatcatcaatcatcatcaatcatcatcaatcatcatcaatcatcatcaatcatcatcaatcatcatcatcacaccCTTTCAGCAATTACTGTGCTCTTACAGTCACTGCCTGGAAGTCATTATCCAACAGATGTGTCTCATACAGATTGCTGCAAATAAACTGCTAGAAGAGTATTCCTCTTAAGAACCAGATCTATGATCTGCCAGCTCCATTTGTTCTggggcagtgatcctcaaccagtggctcatgagcgaaatgttgctcaccaacccctttgatgttgcccCCAGTGCCTTCAAAGATGCTGCTTCTGTTTGAATCCCTGGCGTGGGGGAATGTTTTGGCAGggcatctctctctctgtttttttttttctttttatgcaaccaaaatgagCTTCCAGCAGGCTTATCGACCAATACAGGAGCTAACAAATAACCCTGAATGACTATTTTACGTAATATTAcatgactgtaaaaaaaaagtgttttcccataacagaattattattattattattattattagtagtagtagtagtagtagtagtagtagtagtagtagtagtagtagtagtagtagtagtagtagtagtagtagtagtagtatgaatattttcattcatccaggtcatattactactactactactactactactactactactactactactactactactactactactactactactactactactactactactactactactactactactactaataataataataatatctagtataggtaaatctaaaaacaactgtacttgctcggatgagtagtgaaatgtcttcattgattactcagcaagtccagtttttagatttacctatactatattattattattatcattattattattattattattaacattcatttatatagtgccagcatattttgcagcgctgtaaagtaaatgtgcttctacaactaaatcacatgtatGCAATTCATCACaaccagtactggtacaaaaggtgaggaaggccctgtgcaaaaaaagcttacaatcttaagggaagggaataagacaccaAGGTGTGGGTGTgggaaagatcagaattaagtgagtgagagttgAACtgctgtatgtggtattgcatttggtagttaagcagagtgagaataggcttctcgaaagaagggcattttaagagatcttttgaaagcagaaaggttgggagaaagtcggacagagcGTGGGAgggagttccagaggaggggtgcagcccttgcaaagtcttgaatgcgagcatgtgaggaggtaatgagagaagagttgagtcgcaggtcagtagaggagcgtaataAGCCGTtgggggagtatatatatatatagagatgagttcagagatgtagggtggggcagagttatgaagtgcttggGATGTCAGggtcattgatttgaatttgattctgaaaggtagcggaagccagtgtagggactggcagaggaggagcggttgctgaggtctATGAGCCTCACGGCAGTTTTcgttatggactggagaggtgacagtctctggaggggaagggcAATTAAAAGAGAGTCACAGTAGTCTaaacgtgatatgacgagagagtgcataagaattttggcagcatcttgggtgatcgatgatcatattttggatatgttccgtaggtggaagtgacatgatttaataagtgactggatatgaggagtgaaggacagggcagaatctaggataacctcaAGGGACCGGGcctggggtgatagtggaattgttagctgtGATGGGTACTTCCGGATGTTAATGATGTCAGTCGGagcaaagagaaccatttccgttctagagaggtttaatttaaggtgccTTTAAAACACAACAACTCGATATCAAACTACATCACAATGCATAGTGCTCCTTCTGCAGAATCCTGcgttgcactgatttttttttttttttcagatttaaaggtacagtaccaccaaaaacggaaagtgttttaaaggaatgccaatataatgtactgttgtgtcctgcactggtaaaactggtgtgtttgcttcagaaacacgactatagttgatataaacaaacttctatgtagccatggaggcagccattcaagcaaagggtACCCAATGGAAAACAAatcagttctgaagaatcccgttGTATACTGCATAGCCCCTCTGTTACCTGCTGTGCATCCTGCGCCTTTTCACCttcttcagctttgaatggctgcccccttggctacacagcagcttgtttataccaACTTTTGTAGAGTTGCTGAAGCTACCatgtcagttttaacagtgcagcacaacagtacattatatcttcattactttaaaaaacatccCGTTTTCTGCTCTCACTGTTTCTTTCATTTTGAattcggacatggggctagacatgttgttagttccttaggtgccctcagccatgtgacttgtgctctgataagattcagtcactctttactgctgcactgcaagttggagcaataTCAAACCCCATTAAGCCCTACCTTGCTTCTGGACACACAACAAATACTGCCCTGTTattcatttactgttttttttttttccctcccccaTTCATTAATAGCTTTTACGGTCTAGTTGGCTGCATCAGAGGCTATCCCCATAGCTGctggttccatggtgtaatggttagccctctggactttgaatccagtgatccgagttcaaatctcggtggaacctgTTGTTTTGTGATGTGCAGCACAAATGAAGTTTCAGAACCAGCCCAAAAGTCACTTTAGATGAAACAGTTAGCACATTCTGCTGTTAACTGAGAATCTTGTGGTTCAAGCCCAAAATGGAGTTCTCTGGGTTGTATACATCCATGACCGAATCAGATGTGTTGTTGCAGCTGAATCACATGACATGTACACATATAGCACAGAGTTGCAGCCGAGCCCAGTTGCTCAGTTTGGCTAGCTCCCACGGGATTCATGCAAAGACATGACCCGCAGGCGTGCTGTAGCAGTGGCCGAGTACTGTCTTAAGGCAATGGATTTAAAACCCACCGGAGTCTCCCCGAGCAGGCGATAATCCTGATAACTACGGGTTTATTGCTACGAGAACCGGTGTTGAAGACATCTCTTTGGGTTTTGTGGCCCCCCAGAGCAAAATGCACAATAAACATCTTTGTTGTGGCTCAAATTCTGCTGGCAACCAAATAGCCCCGAAAGAGATGGGCCCTTTTGACAGTTACCAAACATCTTCAAAAGGAGAAGCAAGGAATCCACTGTCTAAACTAAGGATGCCCCAAATATCTGCTTAGCAAAAGCTGACTGTGGGAATACAAGAGGGAGGTAGTTAATGGTACATTCCCCTACTTGGATtaaggtttttagtggggtccctcggggCTCGGCATTGGatccacttttgtttaacttgttcatttatGACTTAGGgcagggtattgtaagtaatttacctgtgtttgcagatgacgcaaaactatccagcccaattaattccatctaggatgcggcatccttgcaacaggatcttggcaAACTGGTAATCTGGCAGCTAAGCGGCAAACgcaatttaatgttgataaatggaaagccatgcacttgggatgtaaaaatatctaagccacgtatacccttaatgtgggactgcactgggcaaatccattatggaaaaggaccttggagtccttgtagatgacaaacttggctgtagcaagcaatgccagtcagcagcatcaagggcaaataaggtcttgagctgtgttaaaaggggcattgattcacgcaggaaggggtcattgttccactgtatggagcactggtaaggcccacgtctcgaatatgccgtacagttttgtcctccagtgctcaaacaggacattattgtatcagAGAGGCtaaaaagaagggcaactaagccggtaaaagttatggaaattcttagctatgaggaaagactggccaagacGGGGTtgttcacgttggagaagaggcgcataaggcttgatatgataactatgtatacatatataaggggaccatatgaaaaaatctctctaatgctCTCTACTCaccagtaagtctttccagctgacgcaaggtcgcCCATTACGATtacaagaaaagaggttccgcctaaatataattctctccctgaatcagttgtacaggctgatacattagatagcttaaaggggtggttcatcttcaaacaactagttgttttccgatagagcGCCAGAAATGATgacgttttccaattactttctaattgATACGCGTCACCGTTTTTATAaacaccgaccctgtaaactgttcaaaattgatacatttagttgatatatttcttatatttgtccctactgagcagaatctctgagtttcgttacaggcagctgttggaattgatacaatagttgctaatactccagagatgatgctgagaaatgtttcaactaaatgttgcaaaattgtaacagtttagagtctgcgcctgaattactgagctgccagactcccacagacaccacagacaggaacattacactttaaacttggattttggggggaaaaaatagtacaaaaaaaaaaaaattaaaaaaaaaaaataaataaataaatgattggggaaaaaagtctttatttctagggatcaatctgaaaacaactgaactggggaaaaaaaaacgtttggaaggtgaacaaggaAGGGGTTAgagatggcttttaagcaagcgagggaatacagggttatggaagatagctcacagtacaagttgatccgggGACTAGATGCATGCGGCACAGCTTCTGGGTACATTCTGCAAACTCGGTTGGTCGGAACTTGGATCTGCCTATATTGCAAGCCAATTGCATCCAATACTGCCCTTCAAGCCGAAAGTTACAGTGTCCTGCAACTTTGGTCTGCAGCCTAAAGGGCAACTAGTAgtcgtggccgagtggttaaggcgatggactagAAATCCATTGGGGTCTCCCCGCGCAGGTTCGAATCCTGCCGACTACGGGCAGCCTTTAGTTGCCACTTTCAATCCGGGGGCAACTTTGGCAGATCCAAAAAGGGGCAACGGACCTGGTACTTGCTTGACATCCACACAATATGCAGTTTGCATGCTTGCCATGGCCTCGGACAACCCGATAATAGAATCTATATCCAGAAAGCAGTCACCTGAAGGGGTTGCATAGGGCAAAATAAATGCCATTCTGCTTAAAATGCTGAAACAGGAAATCAATGTGCCGTTTATTGGGGTTTCCCGCACAGATCATATTCCTGCCGACTATGGCTTTCCCTTTAGGTGTCAGCTTCTGCTACCAGAGACGGTAGTTTTcgggaacactttttttttgctgtggctCAACCTTTTCTGTTTAAGGTTTCTGGTACTTCTGTTACGCGACcttttttttcaccttcaaaacacatttcacaagttcagatgttttcagatggTTCTACAGAAATAAATGGGAAAATTGCTGCATACTTAccttgattttcctttcctggtaccCCTCCCTATTGGCACTTTTCAACTACCCCTCGCCTACCCCCCTGGAGAAGAACCCCgctaataaaacaaacaatttatgctttcaaagttggccacatcgGGTCACCAGATAACtgtcactctggttgttaaaatgttaacagtAAGGATGTATGATCCCACTCACTCGTGCATAATCCCAGTCActcatgcaaaaataaaatccaatacaa
Coding sequences:
- the LOC121402224 gene encoding histone H1A-like, giving the protein MAEAAESAPAPPPAEPAAKKKKQQPKKAAGAAKSAKKPSSGPSVSEQIVTAVSASKERSGVSLAALKKTLAAGGYDVDKNNSRLKLALKALVTKETLLQVKGSGASGSFKLNKKQLQSKDKAAAKKKAPLAAAKAKKPAAAAKKAPKSPKKPKKVSAAAKSPKKLKKPAKAALAAKSPKKNKAAKPKKATKSPAKKTAVKPKAAAAKSPAKAKAAKAKVVKTKKAAPKKK
- the LOC121402228 gene encoding histone H2B 1.1; the protein is MPEPAKSAPAPKKGSKKAVTKTQKKDGKKRRKSRKESYAIYVYKVLKQVHPDTGISSKAMSIMNSFVNDVFERIAGEASRLAHYNKRSTITSREIQTAVRLLLPGELAKHAVSEGTKAVTKYTSAK
- the LOC121402047 gene encoding uncharacterized protein LOC121402047, translated to MDRRRRLGSIEFHHGGMLERERERENDMTLACNQLKANIFGGLFDINSSRVEFIFTCQPLGERGGGCQSSQFPIRSSHSVYEGGREREPASFKEIFASRRIMSGRGKGGKGLGKGGAKRHRKVLRDNIQGITKPAIRRLARRGGVKRISGLIYEETRGVLKVFLENVIRDAVTYTEHAKRKTVTAMDVVYALKRQGRTLYGFGGWNGERERDYLALVYLVTALVPSDTACLASSPGSNRRTAVWISREVMVERLLYQSTKTRTVPAAYKKQSARSKGSSLSHFASNDRLAIMSGRGKQGGKTRAKAKTRSSRAGLQFPVGRVHRLLRKGNYAERVGAGAPVYLAAVLEYLTAEILELAGNAARDNKKTRIIPRHLQLAVRNDEELNKLLGGVTIAQGGVLPNIQSVLLPKKTESAKSAKSKAMTAELWKRRSVLKSWAISRTSRWKGSLRMSSSVDFCFAASPLSHEGVTAAECNPVQSCRVKAIFERRIMSGRGKGGKGLGKGGAKRHRKVLRDNIQGITKPAIRRLARRGGVKRISGLIYEETRGVLKVFLENVIRDAVTYTEHAKRKTVTAMDVVYALKRQGRTLYGFGG
- the LOC121402226 gene encoding histone H2A type 1, translated to MSGRGKQGGKTRAKAKTRSSRAGLQFPVGRVHRLLRKGNYAERVGAGAPVYLAAVLEYLTAEILELAGNAARDNKKTRIIPRHLQLAVRNDEELNKLLGGVTIAQGGVLPNIQSVLLPKKTESAKSAKSK